A window of the Butyricimonas faecalis genome harbors these coding sequences:
- the tig gene encoding trigger factor gives MNVTKNQIDDLNATIKIQLDKEDYATRVSDALKDYQKKAVIDGFRKGKTPFGIIKKMYGKAVLIEEINKLIGESLSNYIQENDLNILGEPLPSETEQKELNLDEENFEFVYDIALAPVMNVKLSKREKVPYYIIKVDDEMIDKQIESICKSNGELISVDTIEGSEYVKGELIELGEDGKPKEGGIHVEDASLSVEHMKDEEQVKIFVGKQVGNEVIFNPSKAYPNKTDYAALLQISKEEAEHVTSDFCFIISEIKRYVEAEVNQALFDKIYGEGNVKSVEEFRARVKEDLAKQFRAHSEYRLTVDARDKMLKKNEDVVLPEAFLKRWMLATNKELTQEAVDKDFNSYRDEFKWQLIKGDMIKENNIKVEDEDMKAVGREVAAAQLQQYGLYGLSDEQLDGFAVRLLENEKQRASLYDRALENKIFSVIKEGVKLEEQEISMEDFGKLFEK, from the coding sequence ATGAATGTAACAAAGAACCAAATCGATGATCTTAATGCAACCATTAAGATCCAATTGGATAAGGAGGATTACGCAACTCGCGTGAGCGACGCGTTGAAAGATTACCAGAAGAAAGCGGTGATTGATGGTTTCCGGAAAGGGAAAACTCCTTTCGGTATTATCAAGAAAATGTATGGTAAAGCCGTTTTGATTGAGGAGATCAACAAGTTGATCGGAGAGAGTTTGTCTAATTATATCCAGGAGAACGATTTGAATATCTTGGGTGAACCACTTCCGAGCGAGACGGAGCAGAAGGAGTTGAATCTAGACGAGGAAAACTTCGAATTTGTTTATGATATTGCTTTGGCTCCCGTGATGAATGTGAAATTAAGCAAAAGAGAGAAAGTTCCTTATTACATCATCAAAGTGGATGATGAAATGATTGACAAACAGATTGAAAGCATCTGCAAGAGTAATGGTGAATTGATTTCGGTTGACACGATTGAGGGGTCAGAGTATGTGAAAGGAGAGTTGATAGAGTTGGGAGAAGACGGAAAACCTAAAGAAGGCGGAATTCATGTTGAGGATGCCTCTTTGTCTGTTGAGCATATGAAGGATGAAGAGCAAGTGAAAATCTTCGTTGGTAAACAGGTTGGGAATGAGGTGATTTTCAACCCGTCAAAAGCTTATCCCAATAAAACGGATTATGCCGCTCTGTTACAAATAAGCAAGGAAGAAGCTGAGCATGTTACATCTGATTTTTGTTTTATCATCAGCGAGATTAAACGTTACGTTGAGGCAGAAGTGAATCAAGCTTTATTTGATAAAATTTACGGAGAAGGTAACGTGAAGAGCGTTGAGGAATTTCGGGCTCGAGTGAAAGAAGACTTGGCTAAACAGTTCAGAGCTCATAGCGAGTACCGTTTAACAGTAGATGCTCGAGACAAGATGTTGAAGAAAAACGAGGATGTGGTCCTTCCTGAAGCATTCTTGAAACGTTGGATGTTGGCTACCAATAAGGAATTAACCCAAGAGGCTGTTGATAAAGATTTCAATTCTTACCGTGATGAATTTAAGTGGCAGTTGATTAAGGGCGATATGATCAAGGAAAATAACATCAAAGTTGAGGATGAGGATATGAAGGCCGTGGGACGTGAAGTCGCTGCTGCACAATTACAACAATATGGATTATATGGTTTGTCTGACGAGCAATTGGATGGTTTTGCTGTTCGTTTGCTTGAAAATGAGAAACAGCGTGCCAGTCTTTACGATCGTGCATTGGAAAATAAAATTTTCAGTGTTATTAAAGAGGGAGTGAAACTTGAAGAGCAAGAGATTTCCATGGAGGATTTCGGAAAGTTGTTCGAGAAGTAA
- a CDS encoding DUF5686 and carboxypeptidase-like regulatory domain-containing protein: MKYLKLCFVLLLLAWVSVIEAQTTKVRGKVVDAETGEPMPLVSIVFVGTTIGVTTDFDGNYDIETREDVSEIMASFVSYERQTVEVKKGAFNTIDFKLVPIVTNLDEVKVIPGENPAHAILRNISKNKKRNNPAEKDSYSYATYTKMELDIANMKPEFKNKKLQKNFGFIFQYMDTSSITGKAYLPVMISEASADYYYRRSPKLSREIVKASRISGIEEDYSLAQFTGHLHVNVNLYDNYINIFEVNFASPLSEHGLMYYKYFLVDSVQKEGRKIYKIRFHPRGKSTPVFDGEVNIDSTTWALESARLRMAKGLNVNWIKDLAIENTNELINDSTWFLKQDKILADFTVQMKDSSKLISFMGHRQIDYSNVKVNEDIPTEILKLDNDVIINKDVLQSDESYWQTVRPYELSEKEQNIYNMVDSIKNVPLYKNIYDIIQTALLGYYNTKYIGFGPYYKLMSFNKLERCRFQLGVKTTSDFSKHVRLTGYGAYSTKDGEFKGGGTVEYIFNNQPTSKFTIGGRHDVLQLGASENAFTTGNILSSIFSRGNNDKLTLINSFDVRYEKEWWQGFSNSFALEYRQMFPTKYVDFVRPNGEVVDQIHTTQLRLGTRLSRNEIVVRQTFDKVSMGSDFPIVGIDVVAGLKNILNGDYEYYRLELSVKHDFDIAPLGYSDIMLSGGKIFNKVPYPLLKLHEGNATYFYDPYAFSCMNFYEFASDLWGAVFWEHHFRGFFLSKIPLMKRLKWREVATVKALWGTLSNKNNGSLLNTDAIFRFPEGMSSVSKPYVEAGVGIENIFRFIRVDAIWRLTHRGDRSGQDVDNFAINFSLHLNF, translated from the coding sequence ATGAAATATCTGAAATTGTGTTTTGTCTTGTTGTTGTTGGCGTGGGTGTCTGTAATAGAGGCGCAAACGACGAAGGTTAGAGGAAAAGTAGTGGATGCTGAAACGGGGGAACCGATGCCATTAGTAAGTATTGTATTTGTAGGTACAACGATTGGTGTTACGACCGATTTTGACGGAAATTATGATATTGAAACAAGAGAGGATGTTAGCGAAATTATGGCATCCTTTGTTTCTTATGAGCGTCAAACCGTGGAGGTTAAGAAAGGAGCTTTCAATACGATTGATTTTAAATTAGTGCCAATCGTGACCAATTTGGACGAGGTAAAGGTGATACCGGGAGAGAATCCTGCACATGCTATCTTGCGGAATATTTCAAAGAATAAGAAGAGAAACAATCCGGCAGAAAAGGATTCCTATAGTTATGCTACCTATACGAAGATGGAATTGGATATTGCGAATATGAAGCCGGAGTTTAAGAATAAAAAATTGCAGAAAAATTTCGGTTTTATTTTTCAGTACATGGACACTTCGAGTATTACAGGGAAGGCTTATCTACCGGTGATGATTTCTGAGGCTTCGGCAGATTACTATTATCGGCGCTCTCCGAAATTGTCAAGGGAAATCGTGAAAGCCAGCCGAATTTCGGGTATCGAGGAGGATTACAGTTTAGCTCAGTTTACGGGACATCTACATGTGAATGTGAACTTGTATGATAATTACATTAATATTTTTGAGGTGAATTTTGCTAGCCCGTTGAGTGAACACGGGTTGATGTATTACAAGTATTTTCTGGTAGATAGCGTACAGAAGGAGGGACGAAAGATATATAAGATTCGTTTTCATCCTAGGGGAAAGTCTACCCCGGTGTTTGATGGGGAGGTAAATATAGATTCCACTACATGGGCGTTGGAGTCCGCTCGTTTACGTATGGCTAAAGGATTGAATGTAAACTGGATAAAGGATTTGGCTATCGAGAATACGAATGAATTAATTAATGATTCTACTTGGTTTTTAAAGCAGGATAAAATATTGGCTGATTTTACCGTACAGATGAAGGATTCCTCCAAGTTAATCTCGTTTATGGGACATCGTCAGATTGACTATTCAAATGTGAAGGTGAATGAAGATATCCCTACCGAGATTCTGAAACTGGATAATGACGTGATCATTAATAAGGATGTCCTTCAGAGTGATGAAAGTTACTGGCAAACAGTACGTCCTTACGAGTTAAGTGAAAAGGAACAGAATATATATAATATGGTGGACTCAATAAAGAATGTCCCGTTGTATAAAAATATATACGACATCATTCAGACCGCCTTACTTGGCTACTATAACACGAAATATATCGGTTTTGGACCTTATTATAAATTGATGAGTTTTAATAAGTTGGAGAGATGTCGTTTCCAGTTGGGAGTCAAAACTACGAGTGATTTTAGCAAGCATGTGCGGCTTACCGGGTACGGGGCTTATAGCACGAAAGATGGTGAATTTAAAGGAGGCGGAACTGTTGAATATATCTTTAATAATCAACCGACATCGAAGTTCACGATTGGAGGACGGCATGATGTATTACAGTTGGGAGCCAGCGAGAACGCCTTTACCACAGGTAATATATTGAGTTCGATATTTTCTAGGGGGAATAATGATAAGTTGACTTTAATTAATTCATTTGATGTACGTTACGAAAAGGAATGGTGGCAAGGTTTTTCGAATTCCTTTGCATTGGAATATCGTCAGATGTTTCCCACGAAATATGTCGATTTTGTTCGCCCGAATGGAGAAGTCGTGGATCAGATTCATACAACCCAGTTGCGTTTGGGAACACGTTTGTCGAGGAACGAGATTGTCGTGCGACAGACGTTTGATAAAGTTTCCATGGGATCGGATTTTCCGATCGTGGGAATTGACGTGGTGGCCGGGTTAAAGAATATATTGAATGGGGATTACGAGTATTACCGTTTGGAATTATCTGTGAAACATGATTTTGATATTGCCCCGTTAGGATATAGTGATATAATGTTATCTGGGGGAAAGATATTTAATAAGGTACCTTACCCGTTGTTGAAATTACACGAGGGGAATGCTACTTATTTTTATGATCCTTATGCATTCTCTTGCATGAATTTTTACGAGTTCGCATCCGATTTATGGGGAGCAGTGTTTTGGGAACATCACTTTAGAGGATTTTTCTTAAGTAAGATTCCATTAATGAAACGGTTGAAATGGCGTGAGGTGGCGACAGTGAAAGCCTTGTGGGGCACATTGTCGAATAAGAATAATGGTAGTCTGCTTAACACGGATGCTATTTTCCGGTTTCCGGAGGGTATGTCTTCTGTGTCGAAGCCTTATGTTGAAGCCGGAGTCGGGATTGAAAATATTTTCCGGTTTATTCGCGTGGATGCTATCTGGCGGTTAACGCATCGTGGTGATCGTTCGGGACAGGACGTGGATAATTTTGCGATTAATTTCTCGTTACATCTAAATTTCTAA
- a CDS encoding lysophospholipid acyltransferase family protein: protein MKLIDTNDFLLGSHGLNRFRESLVSKLVMYILRLHKLDKLNVKVSDDDPEVLLDSLIEALGVTIEVSEEDLEKIPKNGTFITVSNHPFGGLDGIVLVRLLCKLRPDYKIMSNFLLKKIVPLQDYILGLDPEESKKGSNMRVIKEAIRHVIDGKPLGIFPAGEVSSYQADSNHVEDKEWDSSVLKLVKMAKVPVIPIYFKGSNSLLFYLLGMIHPVLKTIKLPSELLNKKNRVVKLRIGSPISVETQNSFHDIAQYGKFLRAKTYLLGSALEVKKFFIKSQKAMPKAESIAAETESVVLKKEIEGIAEDYLLFNMKNYDIYCSPSVKIPNVLNEIGRLREITFRAVGEGTNRSIDLDEYDLYYYHLFIWDREEEKIVGAYRVGKGKEIIDRYGMKGFYINSLFKMRKEMLPVLYESIELGRSFITEEYQRKPLPLFMLWKGILYFLLKNPEYRYLIGPVTISGKYTEVSKELIMRFIQENHYNRELAKYVIPRSKYQVHSEEPGVQVMLDAAQKDISVLDKMIGDIEPSSDKLPVLLKKYISLNAKIIGFNIDPKFNMCLDGLLILDIFDVPMKTIESLSKEINDDTILSRFSSDSVEL, encoded by the coding sequence ATGAAATTAATTGATACGAACGATTTTTTACTTGGCTCTCATGGGTTGAACCGGTTTCGGGAAAGTTTGGTTTCCAAGTTGGTGATGTATATTTTACGGTTGCATAAACTGGATAAGTTGAATGTGAAGGTGAGTGATGATGATCCTGAAGTTCTTTTGGATAGTTTGATTGAAGCTTTGGGGGTGACGATCGAGGTGAGTGAGGAAGATTTGGAGAAGATTCCCAAGAATGGTACTTTCATCACAGTTTCCAATCACCCGTTTGGGGGACTGGACGGTATCGTGCTGGTGCGTTTGCTGTGCAAGTTGCGTCCTGATTACAAAATCATGTCGAATTTTCTGTTGAAGAAAATAGTTCCGCTGCAGGATTATATCTTGGGGTTGGATCCGGAGGAAAGCAAGAAGGGTTCGAATATGCGGGTGATTAAAGAGGCGATACGTCATGTCATTGATGGGAAACCCTTGGGAATATTCCCTGCTGGAGAGGTCTCTTCTTACCAAGCTGACTCGAATCACGTGGAGGATAAAGAGTGGGATTCTTCCGTGTTGAAGTTGGTGAAGATGGCGAAAGTACCGGTTATTCCGATTTATTTTAAAGGGTCTAATAGTTTGTTGTTTTATTTGTTAGGAATGATTCACCCGGTATTGAAAACGATCAAGCTACCTTCCGAGTTGTTGAACAAGAAAAATCGAGTGGTGAAGTTAAGGATCGGGAGCCCGATTAGCGTGGAGACTCAGAATTCATTTCATGATATTGCCCAGTATGGTAAGTTCTTGCGGGCAAAAACTTATTTGTTGGGATCCGCGTTAGAAGTAAAGAAGTTTTTCATCAAATCACAGAAAGCAATGCCTAAAGCCGAATCGATTGCAGCAGAGACCGAGAGTGTAGTGTTGAAGAAAGAAATCGAGGGAATTGCCGAGGACTATCTGCTGTTTAACATGAAAAATTACGATATATATTGTTCCCCTTCCGTGAAGATTCCAAACGTGTTGAACGAGATTGGTCGTTTGCGGGAAATTACTTTCCGCGCGGTGGGAGAAGGAACGAATCGTAGTATCGATTTGGACGAATATGATCTTTATTACTATCACCTGTTTATTTGGGATCGAGAGGAAGAGAAAATTGTGGGGGCTTATCGTGTGGGGAAAGGAAAAGAGATCATTGATCGTTACGGCATGAAGGGATTTTATATCAACTCGTTGTTTAAGATGCGGAAGGAGATGTTACCTGTGTTGTACGAGTCGATAGAGTTGGGACGTTCTTTTATCACGGAGGAGTATCAGCGTAAACCGCTTCCCTTGTTCATGTTGTGGAAAGGTATTCTTTATTTTTTGTTGAAAAATCCAGAGTATCGTTATCTGATCGGTCCGGTGACTATCAGCGGGAAGTATACGGAGGTATCGAAAGAATTGATCATGCGTTTTATTCAAGAAAATCATTATAACCGTGAATTGGCCAAATACGTGATCCCGCGCTCCAAGTATCAGGTACATTCGGAAGAGCCTGGAGTACAAGTGATGCTGGATGCTGCCCAAAAGGATATATCCGTGCTGGACAAGATGATCGGGGATATTGAGCCATCGAGTGATAAGCTGCCGGTTTTATTGAAGAAATATATTTCGTTGAATGCCAAAATTATCGGTTTTAATATCGATCCTAAGTTTAATATGTGTTTGGATGGTTTACTTATTTTAGATATTTTTGACGTGCCGATGAAGACGATCGAGTCGTTGTCAAAAGAGATAAATGATGACACGATATTGAGTCGATTCTCCTCGGATAGTGTGGAACTGTAA
- the lptB gene encoding LPS export ABC transporter ATP-binding protein: MKLRAEELVKKYKSRTVVKGVSVNVEQGEIVGLLGPNGAGKTTSFYMIVGLIKPNGGRIFLDDTEITTEPVYRRAQLGVGYLAQEASVFRQLSVEDNIKAVLEMSNLPKDYQRHRLEEMLDEFGLQHIRKSKGIQLSGGERRRTEIARALSIAPKFILLDEPFAGVDPIAVEDIQSIVIKLKEKNIGILITDHNVQETLCITDRAYLLYDGRILQSGSAEDLANDPEVRRVYLGKNFELRGKK; encoded by the coding sequence ATGAAATTAAGAGCTGAGGAATTAGTAAAAAAATACAAGAGCCGTACGGTAGTGAAAGGAGTTTCCGTGAACGTGGAACAAGGGGAGATCGTCGGGCTATTAGGACCGAATGGGGCAGGAAAGACCACGTCATTTTATATGATTGTGGGATTGATTAAACCGAATGGGGGACGTATTTTCTTGGACGACACGGAGATTACGACAGAACCTGTGTATCGTCGTGCTCAGCTTGGAGTGGGGTATCTTGCTCAGGAAGCTTCCGTGTTTCGGCAGTTGAGTGTGGAGGATAATATCAAAGCTGTTCTGGAGATGAGTAATTTGCCGAAAGATTACCAGCGTCACCGACTGGAGGAAATGTTGGATGAGTTCGGTTTGCAGCATATTCGCAAGAGTAAGGGAATTCAATTGTCGGGAGGAGAGCGTCGACGCACGGAAATTGCGCGAGCGTTGTCGATTGCTCCGAAATTTATCTTATTGGACGAACCTTTTGCTGGAGTGGATCCGATTGCCGTGGAGGATATTCAGAGCATCGTGATCAAGTTAAAAGAGAAAAATATTGGGATTTTGATCACGGACCACAACGTGCAGGAGACTTTGTGTATTACAGACCGGGCTTATCTGTTGTATGACGGGAGAATTTTACAATCCGGTTCAGCAGAGGATTTGGCTAATGATCCGGAAGTTCGAAGGGTTTACTTGGGAAAAAATTTCGAATTACGTGGGAAAAAATAA
- a CDS encoding tetratricopeptide repeat protein, which translates to MSKEKQKRVDGFEQIEEATISTEQFIEKNQKLLVRGVLVIIIVVGAILGYYRFYKTPMKEEALKQMFVAENLFEKDSFNMALNGDGNAPGFLEIIDKYSSTPSGNLANYYAGICYLHLGDNKNAIKHLEKFSSNDVIFSSMAMANLGDAYMQLGDFKKASNYYQKATTGMTNMVTTPVIMMKAGLAFEKANDYKSALSMYERLEKEFPASYEARDIEKYITRAKLHMK; encoded by the coding sequence ATGTCAAAAGAGAAACAGAAACGTGTGGATGGCTTTGAACAAATTGAAGAAGCCACGATTTCGACCGAACAATTTATCGAGAAAAATCAAAAGTTATTGGTAAGAGGAGTCCTCGTTATCATCATCGTAGTAGGTGCAATCTTGGGATACTATAGATTTTACAAGACCCCAATGAAAGAAGAAGCATTGAAACAAATGTTTGTTGCCGAAAACCTTTTTGAAAAAGATTCTTTTAATATGGCTCTTAATGGTGATGGAAACGCTCCTGGCTTCTTGGAAATCATTGACAAATACAGCTCTACTCCCAGTGGAAATTTGGCTAATTATTATGCCGGAATTTGCTATTTACACTTGGGGGACAACAAAAATGCTATCAAACACTTGGAAAAATTTTCTTCCAACGACGTAATTTTCTCCAGCATGGCAATGGCAAACTTGGGTGATGCTTACATGCAGTTGGGCGATTTCAAAAAAGCTTCTAACTATTATCAAAAAGCGACAACCGGAATGACCAACATGGTTACAACTCCAGTTATCATGATGAAAGCCGGACTTGCTTTCGAGAAAGCAAACGATTATAAAAGTGCATTGAGCATGTATGAAAGACTAGAAAAAGAATTCCCCGCTTCTTATGAAGCTCGTGACATCGAAAAATACATCACTCGTGCAAAACTACATATGAAATAA
- the recF gene encoding DNA replication/repair protein RecF (All proteins in this family for which functions are known are DNA-binding proteins that assist the filamentation of RecA onto DNA for the initiation of recombination or recombinational repair.), which translates to MILRNLNIVNYKNIAEVSVTCCPRFNCFIGNNGVGKTNILDAVYQLSMCKSYFNLPDAQNIRHGEAFFMIEGQYVHGNEEIDVYCGVKRGQKKIFKKNKKAYMRLSDHIGLLPLVIISPADVVLIDGASEERRRFIDGVISQCDKEYLQLLIRYNRVLVQRNSFLKEYAGRSIDADMLSVWDEQLADCGCVILERRRAFVYELEEMFQVYYDRVALGREKVMLEYSTTIKNDDFLASLRDSFDRDRILTYTTVGVHRDDLNLSLEGYPVKKLGSQGQKKSFLTALKLAQFAYLVKQKGVKPLLLLDDIFDKLDADRVSQIIQIVSSTDFGQVFVTDTNREHIDEILQQHAMEYKIFHVVGGNVADLKY; encoded by the coding sequence ATGATTTTAAGGAATTTGAATATTGTGAATTATAAAAATATCGCCGAGGTGAGTGTCACGTGTTGTCCCCGGTTTAATTGTTTTATCGGGAATAACGGTGTGGGGAAGACCAATATTCTGGATGCCGTGTATCAGTTGTCGATGTGTAAAAGCTATTTCAATCTGCCCGATGCGCAAAATATTCGCCACGGGGAGGCTTTTTTCATGATTGAGGGTCAATATGTGCACGGGAACGAGGAGATTGACGTGTACTGCGGGGTAAAACGAGGTCAGAAGAAAATTTTTAAAAAGAATAAAAAGGCTTATATGCGGCTTTCTGATCACATCGGGTTGTTGCCGTTAGTTATTATTTCGCCTGCGGATGTGGTGTTGATTGATGGTGCTAGTGAGGAGAGAAGACGTTTTATTGACGGGGTGATCAGCCAGTGTGATAAAGAATACTTGCAATTATTAATTCGCTACAATCGGGTGTTAGTACAGCGAAATAGTTTTTTGAAGGAATACGCGGGACGATCCATTGATGCGGACATGTTGTCCGTGTGGGATGAACAACTCGCGGATTGTGGGTGTGTCATTCTTGAACGACGTAGGGCTTTCGTGTATGAGTTGGAGGAAATGTTTCAAGTGTATTATGACCGGGTTGCATTGGGAAGGGAAAAAGTTATGCTGGAATATTCGACGACTATAAAGAATGATGATTTCTTGGCTTCATTGCGTGATAGTTTCGATCGAGACAGAATATTGACTTACACGACAGTGGGAGTACATCGGGATGATTTGAACTTGAGTCTGGAAGGGTATCCCGTGAAGAAACTGGGGTCTCAGGGACAGAAAAAGAGTTTTCTGACAGCGTTGAAATTGGCACAGTTTGCTTACTTGGTGAAGCAGAAGGGGGTGAAGCCGTTGTTATTGTTGGATGATATTTTTGATAAGTTGGATGCTGATCGGGTAAGTCAAATCATTCAAATAGTTTCAAGTACGGACTTTGGTCAAGTTTTTGTTACGGATACCAATCGTGAACATATTGACGAAATTTTGCAGCAACATGCCATGGAGTATAAGATATTTCATGTTGTGGGAGGGAATGTCGCAGATTTAAAATATTGA
- a CDS encoding KpsF/GutQ family sugar-phosphate isomerase, whose translation MVDIKSVARKVIQDETVAIQNLINYIDDDFEAVVRLIYKNKGRVIITGIGKSAIIATKIVATMNSTGTPAVFMHAADAIHGDLGMIREEDVVICVSKSGNTPEIKVLIPLIRNNGNNNIVAMVSNTDSFLAKNSLYVLKAKVEKEACPLNLAPTNSTTAQLVLGDALAMCLVECRSFSSRDFARFHPGGSLGKRLYTRVSDVYDETNRPCITRDAGIRPVILAMSKGRLGAVAIVDEEERLEGIITDGDLRRMMEKYDDVDGLTAKDVMSKSPKTISEEELAYNAYRMMEQNSITQLVVVDNERHYKGMVHIHDILREGVV comes from the coding sequence ATGGTAGATATAAAATCGGTTGCACGCAAAGTGATTCAAGATGAGACAGTAGCTATTCAAAATTTGATAAACTATATAGATGATGATTTTGAGGCTGTCGTTAGATTAATTTATAAAAATAAGGGGCGGGTGATTATCACTGGCATTGGGAAAAGTGCAATTATTGCGACAAAAATTGTGGCAACAATGAACTCCACGGGAACCCCAGCCGTGTTTATGCACGCTGCGGATGCTATTCATGGTGATTTGGGAATGATCCGGGAAGAGGACGTGGTGATATGTGTTTCCAAGAGTGGAAACACTCCGGAAATAAAAGTTTTGATCCCGTTGATACGAAATAACGGAAATAATAATATTGTGGCAATGGTGTCAAATACGGACTCTTTTTTGGCTAAAAACTCCCTTTATGTACTGAAGGCGAAAGTGGAAAAAGAAGCTTGTCCTTTAAATTTAGCTCCCACAAATTCAACTACGGCACAGTTAGTGCTGGGAGATGCATTAGCAATGTGTTTGGTAGAGTGTCGTAGTTTCTCAAGCAGGGATTTTGCAAGATTTCATCCGGGCGGAAGTTTAGGAAAACGTTTGTACACGAGGGTTTCGGATGTTTATGATGAAACGAATCGGCCTTGTATCACGAGAGATGCGGGAATTCGCCCCGTGATTCTAGCCATGTCGAAAGGACGTTTGGGTGCAGTGGCAATTGTGGATGAGGAAGAACGTTTGGAAGGAATTATCACGGATGGTGACTTGCGGCGGATGATGGAGAAATATGATGATGTGGATGGGTTGACGGCAAAAGATGTCATGTCAAAATCTCCCAAGACAATATCGGAGGAAGAACTGGCGTACAATGCTTACCGGATGATGGAGCAAAATAGTATTACCCAGCTGGTTGTCGTTGATAATGAACGTCATTACAAAGGAATGGTACACATACACGACATATTGCGTGAAGGAGTGGTTTAA
- a CDS encoding DUF721 domain-containing protein, giving the protein MKQGKTLTMDELVNLYLEQMGLSRQFKEREVCQVWPDVVGGMIASRTKSLRISEGKVFVSFTSSVVKNEILMVKEGLIKALNDRVGDNVVKDIVVF; this is encoded by the coding sequence TTGAAGCAGGGTAAGACGTTGACAATGGATGAATTGGTAAATCTTTACTTGGAGCAGATGGGGTTATCCCGTCAGTTTAAAGAGAGGGAGGTGTGCCAGGTTTGGCCGGATGTCGTGGGGGGAATGATTGCTTCTCGGACAAAGAGTTTACGGATTTCAGAGGGAAAAGTGTTTGTGAGTTTCACTTCTTCCGTGGTAAAAAACGAGATCTTGATGGTGAAAGAGGGATTAATAAAAGCTCTGAATGATCGGGTCGGAGATAATGTAGTGAAAGATATTGTAGTGTTCTAG